Genomic segment of Pelmatolapia mariae isolate MD_Pm_ZW linkage group LG6, Pm_UMD_F_2, whole genome shotgun sequence:
TGAGCAGGAGGCGGTGCAGCAGTGCCTGCGAGTATCTGTGTTTGTGCGTCTCTCCCTTCTCTCGCTCTGTCTGCTCATCAATcctcccatccatccatctggaGCCAGTCGAACTGTGGAGATGCAATTTGTGCCAAAGACCGCCTGAATCCTCCTTTCTTGTTACACTAACCCCCTCCTCTCCTTCACTAACTGGTTTTCCCCTTACAGGCTTCATTCATACAGGTGACTCATGGATCCAAACGCCCACTGGCTCTCTACAAAAAAAGATCCAAATCGTATTAACACCAACACTGCATGGTCCTTGAGATACGTTGCAAACTGGTTGCAAACCTTTAAGACGATGATGGGAGATTGCTGTTAACCTGTCTGTAATAATATTTACGTTCAGGGTGGTCACTGCAGCTGCTGACTTTCTGTCTGAGAATTTGGTGCATGACCGGTACTAATACTACTGCAGATTGTTTCTTCCTGAAATTCTTTAACACGTCTATTATTGGAGGATGAGTTTGTGCTTGTTTTGCATATGAACCTGATATTACACGGCTGGTGGCGTTTTAACATGTCCTTGAATGCATGATTTGGACCTGTCTTTATAAAGGGCTAGAAGCATCTGGTATTCAATGTTTGGATTTCCTTTGCAGTCAAACCACACCCACAGCGCTTTAACAGTTTAACCAAAATATTGTAAAATCAtctgcagttttttaaatttatcaaaagaaaaataagatgaaatGTGACTTCTCTTTTGTATTTGCTCTCACTAATCATTCATGTGTTTAGTCCCCCTTCAAGCCAGGAAAAGTTAAATAGTGCTGCCtgactttatttaaataatagtCCTTTTATTTGATACTACAGTCTGTCGccttattttttttgtcatgttttaggTTTAAATTCCTGCAGTTGGTTTTATGGTTAAGATAAGTCAGTACTTAATAAAATCTCAAATTGCTGGCAATCTAAGGACACATTAAATATGTGCTTCCTCATTACAGGGTTGACCCCCTGGTTCAGGTTTTCCTTTGCAGCGCAGGCTAATTAACAACCTTTTTTGGGGCAGGGGTTTGTGCTTGTACTGTTTCCCGCATAGATCGCTTCGTTCTAAGATCTCAGCGGCCGCTGTAATGACTAAAATACTTTCATATTCAAAATCGTGGCCTGAAGCGGTAAAAATGAAACCCGTGTTGTAATGAACTTGTAGTTTTCCTCttaaaaacaaactgtgacTCCCAAACTGTGCATTAAATCTGTGCAGTTTCTCTTTGTCTGAGAATAGTGCTCTGAGATAACCGTcctgtttgttttaatgttggGTCAGGACATCAgcgaaaccaaaacaaaactgtaacaCTCAaggaggggaaagaaaaaaaaagttccagtAATGACTAAATAATGTGCAGGATCTAGGTCATAGCGATGTAATGAGCAAACTCTTTGACCTCAGCAAGGATCATATCTTTCTTTTATTGTGCAGAGAACAGTGAGAATACCAGATTTAGgagataagattaaaaatgCCACATTATCGCCTTCTTTACTGGTGGTCAGCAGTTTTAAGTAGCTGCCATCCCTTTAAGCAACAGTATCATCATCCATCTTCTCCTTTCAGGGTCTAATTTTTCATGTCCCCTCTACCCCAGCGCTCCAGCTGCCCCTGGCTAACGATGGAGGCAGCCGTTCGTCATCTTCAGAGAGCTCGCCTCAGCACCACCCGTACCCCAGCCGCCCACGACACATGCTAACCCTGCCCACGCCTCCGTATGGCCTACAGAAGAGCCTAGAGAAGTACGTTCACGTTTTAAACGTGCTGTtctgattaaaagaaaaaaagcatttacagGTTTTACTGTGTCCTCGTGGTCCTAATGAATGAATGGTAAtggttttgatttaaaaaaatcagtaacCTTTCTGGGAGTATCCCAGTACTCACATTAATTTGTAAGACAAAGAAGGAACACAAAGAGTAGAAACACACTCTGTGACAGGTCATGATGTTGTGTGTTATGGATCTACATACAGAGTGTGGATGAAAGAGACTCTCAGTAATCCACTCCATTTATGAGTCAGGTCTCTCATCTGGCAGCGTAGGTTGTACGCACTTCCTGTTGCATTTCCTGACActgatttcttttcctttttgcccccccccccgcagTGCAGAGATTGACCAGAAATTGCAGGAGATCATGAAACAGACGGGTTATCTGAAGATTGATGGGCAGGTGAGACACATGTTGTAGTTACAGAAGTGAAACTAAGAATGAGGACGCAGACGTGATGTGACTTTTGCTTTGTGTCAACAAAAATTCAAATCTGTGAGCTGACAGTTTTTAGCAAACGCTGTCTGTGCAACCAAACCTCAACGCTCAATCTTCttccaaaacaataaaaacaatttctGAAAAAATAGCGTCTGGTACTCGGGCATGAATCAAACTATAATTgtgacctctctctctctctctctctctctctctctctctctctctctctctctcctcccccccccccccccccccccccccaaaaaaaaaaaaaaaaaagatttatatcCTGTTACCAGGCCTGGTTAGTTGTACTACAGAGAAAATAGGAAAATAaatagtaaatggactggtttttATATAGCACTAAAGTACTCTACTTGAGTGCTCAAAGCGCTTTAATCAGTgtgtctcattcacacaagcGGTATACTTACAGGTTACATGGTGTGTGTATGTACGCACGCTCTCTCCGGgttctccagcttcctcccacaatccaaagacGTGCCCTTAGTAGGGTTAGGGTAATCGGTGATTCTTAATTTCCCATAGGTGTGCTAGCTGTCCAGGCTGACTCATTAAAGTTGTTCTTAATCTCtcagtattcaggaaaaaaagctAGTGCCAGCTTGGGCCCTCCTTTGCCATCAGAAGTGCCTGAATTATCTCTAACATAACAAACATAACATaacaacaaggtgctggaaacctctgagattttggtccatgttgacgtGACAGCGTCACAcatttgctgcagatttgtcagctgcaggTCTGTGATGTAAATCTCCACAATATCCCAGAGGTCCTCTATTGAGACCTTGTGACTCTGGAGGTCGTTTGAGTACACTggaagaaaccagtttgagatgatttgatgTGGTCTGTAATGTCACAGGGCCTGTCTGGCATCCAAaaccatgccatgttcaaaATCCACCTAATTCTCCATTCTGATGCTAGGTtagaacttcagcaggttgtcttgagCATGTTTACATTCCTAAGTGCTgctatgtgattggctgattagaaatGTCATGAAGGAGCAGTTGAAGAGGTCCACCTAATAAATTGTCTGAGTGTATTTTAGTGTCCACATCCAGCATGTTCTTGGGAAGTGCACAGACTATCTGACAGCAAACAGAGCATCATGAAAACCAGCAACAACCTTGGTGTGTCTGCTGTTTGCTGAATAAGGTCTGGCCTTgtttagtttgtgtgttttttttttttttttttgtttttttttgtttttttttctccctcttccaGCCTTCAGGTCTAGTTTCATACCGAGTGCCAGTCGGAGTTTGAAGATGCTTGAGAAAATTGTGTGACTCATTACTGCTCTCCAGATTGTttgttcttcttctcattaGCCCAAAGGCTCTGCTACATAATGCACTCAGTGAGCTGTCACTCACTGCAGCGCAGTCAACAGTGACTTATTTTTAACAAAGCAAGGCAATTACGCATCTTCTCACTGTTTGCTGCTATTCTTTAGCCTTGGCTGATCCACAGATCCAAGCGTTTGTTCTCAAGTATCACAGAGCAGTTCACTGTTGCTGCATGATGCGGAAAGTTTTCAGGTTGTTAAAGAGtttgtatttgtattgtttTAACATTTGAATCACTAAAATACTTGAAACACAGAGTCTGAAATGTTGTTTCAGCGGTATCCAGCAGAGGTAACAGACCTGTTTAGCGAGGGGGAGATCGGCAGCGGGACTTGTGGACAAGTCTTCAAAGTGCGATTCAAGAAGACGGGCCATGTCATTGCGGTCAAAGTAAgatagttgtttttgtttttttttaaatgggcaaaaaagaaaaaacaaaccaaaaaaattcAAAGCCGATCAAAATGAAACACTATACACACAAATATTGCATTTGTCTTTGCAAGACTTGATAATAATGCAATAAATGGAGAACGAGGCgatgtaggattttgaaattcttaccattatgtatgtatgtatgtataaaaTCTCAGACAAGTCTGAATCCTGGTGACTTTCACCTCAATGTCAAGGTTTTTACAGTATTTCTAGCGGCTCATAAAGGGGTTCGGGTGAAGAGCTCAGCGTAAGAGTGAAGCTGGGACCCAGCCCCGGATCAGGATAGATGGCTGGACATGCCTGGCTCATCACATCACTTCATAATGTAGTTGCACTCATTCGTTTTGTTCCCCATTGTCAGAAAGTTAAAGGCGAAGGAAATTACTGATACTGGCTTTCAAATATCATCTTGGCCAGCCGTCTTTAAAGTGTTTGCAGCTGCagataaaaatagatttttgatGACATTATCATACTGTGTGAAATTTATAATGGTGACATTTCTAAAATGTTAATGACAGAGGCAGGAAAAGTAGTGATTCGTGAAAGATCCCTGCTTCGACCCCCAGGAGGAGACATCCGGCATAAAAAATCTGCCAAGTCAAACATGTGGCGCTTCCCGCTGTGGTGACTCCTCAACTGCACTCGTGTGTTTGCGCTTGTAAAGCGTGGAAAATATCTGCACGCTAAACACAATCGTACATGGTTCTGCTGCAGAGCAGATACCCCTGCTTCTCAGAAGTTTTTGGACTAGATTGAAACCACAGCGTTATGGCGACTTAGCTTCGATGCTGTGAACACTCACATGGACACGTTTATTTGTACTTTCTTTTCTTGGATGGCTGGCCAGCTGAAATGTGGATCCCAGCTCAGTTACTTTGTCCTTTATTGTATGAACgcctacattttattttttaatcttggTTTTTGCAATTTGAATAAAACTGCGCTTCTTAATGTGAGTATTTTTGGTCTAACTGTAGCCCAAATGTTTTTGTCTGCTCATAGTAGATGATGGGAACGCACATTCTCTAACTTCAGGTACCATAATCAAAATACTGGGACTAAATCCAAACAGAGACCCAGAGATTGAAGGCACTCACACCAGGCTCTGCTCAGTGTAGTCTCACTATTTTAATTTTCCTTTGTGCTTTAATTGTGAGTAGTTTACCAACAGAGGAGCAGTTACAGCCCCATATAACAAACCTGCTATTAATGAGATCATTTAATTGTAGCCCTTCTGGGATGTTTAATAATTAGGCAGTCAGTCAAAGCACCAGAGGAGCCTTTGTTTTATTAAAGCCTACACCCGGCGCAGTGCCTGTGTTCATTTACGTTGTCTGTGTGTCACCAGCAAATGCGTCGCACAGGAAACAAAGACGAGAACAAGCGGATCTTGATGGACCTGGATGTGGTGCTGAAGAGTCATGACTGCCCTTACATCATCCAGTGCTACGGCGCCATAGTGACCAACGTGGGTGTTCCCAAAATACTTAACTGTTTGTAATCACAGCAATAAAATTATAGTACTGTAACAGTGGAGCCCCAggtttattttatatatctgcACCCAGGGTGTTTTTGACTCTCTTATTTTAGTGAACTCCCAAGCTTCCAGACCTTAGCTactaactgtgtgtgtgcgtgtgtgcgcagACGGATGTATTCATCGCCATGGAGCTGATGGGAACTTGTGCTGAGAAGCTAAAGAAGAGAATCCAGGGTCCCATCCCAGAGCGAATCCTCGGAAAGATGACAGTGGCAGTAAGTGGCAGGAACACACAAACCACTCTGCTGCTATGTACGTTTTTGTtcttacagtgtgtgtgtgtgtgtcctctgtAGATAGTGAAAGCGTTGCTGTACCTGAAAGAGAAACACGGCGTTATCCACCGGGACGTCAAACCCTCTAACATCCTGTTAGACGCTAAAGGTCAGATTAAACTGTGCGACTTCGGCATCAGCGGACGCCTCGTCGACTCCAAGGCCAAGACCCGCAGCGCTGGCTGTGCTGCCTACATGGCAGTAagtgaaaacacacatacacacagtctaGCTGTTAAGGGGATGTGTGTACACTGCTTAAAAACTTTAAGACACACTTTAGCATCAAGTtatattgatctggtcagttaagtagcCAAGATGGTTGTTAATTAGTTTCAGTTAATTAGTTATGTTACATTTGAGTCTGATGCCACCAGGCTTCACCTCAGGCGGTCCAGGAGCTAAGTGATGCCCTGAACCACatctgggaggagatccccAAAGGGGGTAGTCTCATTAGTTTACTTTGATTTTTGAGTGTCTTAGAATTCAACCCTGAGAACCTGTTATTGTTGCTGCTTTGTTGTGGACAGTGCTATGCAGGATAACTTGGTGAGAGTAGAAGATTTTAATAAATCAAGTATAGACGAACTGACTACAAACTGAGGGAACCACAGAGCAGCTTTAGTGGTGACTGTCACGATGGTGTAAGATAAAGCACAAGACTTGAACGTGTTcaaactttgagagtgtttatgAGGCTGTGCTTGCAGAAATCCCACTCCACACAATGCACACTCTCGGGACAGCTAACCTTAGTGTTGcctgttcttttttgtttgttttttttctcgttCTTGCAGCCTGAAAGAATAGACCCTCCAGATCCCACCAAACCTGACTATGACATCCGGGCAGACGTGTGGAGCCTCGGCATCTCTCTGGTAAGTCTGTCATTTCAGTCTAAGGTGCTGCAGTGACTGTCAGTGGTGCCCTTGGTGGTAATATTTACGATGACACTTAAAGAAAGTTGCAAGATAAGAAGCAAATGTCAAATCCATTCACATTAAAACAGCTGTTTGAATGTGCAGCTGTGATGCATGAGGTGATGCAGTGATAAGATGTGGTAATAACGGCATGTCGCAAATCGACTAACATTTTTAACAAGTGTGGTCATAACTGCATCGGTTTCTAGTGGCTGCGAATACTGGGAGTTAAGTAGGTCAGATTACAAGTAGTGTCGACCAGCGTGTAGCATTTTGTGTGTGCGCGAAAACGAAAATTGTTCATGTCCAACCGTTTAGATTAGCAAATACGTTTCTATGAGCGGCAAATTATTGTTCTGCTAACATGAGAAAAAACATGCAACGCAACACGAGTGCATAAATTTGACCTGTGATGTTTAAAATTGATAGATTCTCTGTCTTATTActtatcatgttttttttttttttgtttgtttgttttttttttttgtttgtttgttttgttttgttttttaattgaataTAGTTTGTTATAACCAGATAGGAACGGTTAGCGTTGCGTATTAGTTGACACAAACTGTAATCTAAAAGTTCACTCTTGGGCTCAAAAACCAAAGTACAAAgtgacagaaatgtttttgtttctatttgtAGATCACTTGAGGGCATTAACAGGTTTCTTGTGGTTCTTCCAGGTGGAGTTGGCTACAGGACAGTTTCCCTACAAGAACTGCAAGACAGACTTTGAGGTtctgaccaaagtgctgcagGAGGACCCTCCTCTACTGCCTCTCGGCATGGGTTTCTCCCTCGACTTCCAGTCCTTTGTCAAAGACTGGTGAGTGAAAATTCCACTGTAAAGCTGGTGCTCACTGACAGCAGTCCACTCTAGAGCCATCATGTGATCAGGGTGATGACTGGACAGCTGTGTCCACATTAAGAGTAAACGTTTCTGTTCTCTCAGGCTTATAATTCATCTGTGTGCACGAATGTGATCATCTGTGGTGCAGTTTGTGTATATTTAAATGggtgttttgttgttatttgtcTTGTATTTCAGTCTTTCTGATCTCTTGTGTACTTCTGTAAAACACATGCCTAATTTTCCTGTAACAAAATGTGCAATAGAAATAATATTGATGCTAAGTTCATAAAAAATTTGCATAAAATGCATTTATCTCTCTATAGCCTCACAAAGGATCACAGAAAAAGGCCAAAATACCATCAGCTGCTGGTGAgtcgcctttttttttttttttttttttttt
This window contains:
- the map2k7 gene encoding dual specificity mitogen-activated protein kinase kinase 7 isoform X1 — protein: MSSLEQRLSRIEEKLKQENEEARRRIDLNIDMSPQRSRPRPIIVIQLSPAPAPSQRAALQLPLANDGGSRSSSSESSPQHHPYPSRPRHMLTLPTPPYGLQKSLENAEIDQKLQEIMKQTGYLKIDGQRYPAEVTDLFSEGEIGSGTCGQVFKVRFKKTGHVIAVKQMRRTGNKDENKRILMDLDVVLKSHDCPYIIQCYGAIVTNTDVFIAMELMGTCAEKLKKRIQGPIPERILGKMTVAIVKALLYLKEKHGVIHRDVKPSNILLDAKGQIKLCDFGISGRLVDSKAKTRSAGCAAYMAPERIDPPDPTKPDYDIRADVWSLGISLVELATGQFPYKNCKTDFEVLTKVLQEDPPLLPLGMGFSLDFQSFVKDCLTKDHRKRPKYHQLLEHSFIRRYEVLDVDVAGWFQVVMDRTESPRSSQCYSHQHQLHSLFSR
- the map2k7 gene encoding dual specificity mitogen-activated protein kinase kinase 7 isoform X2 yields the protein MSSLEQRLSRIEEKLKQENEEARRRIDLNIDMSPQRSRPRPTLQLPLANDGGSRSSSSESSPQHHPYPSRPRHMLTLPTPPYGLQKSLENAEIDQKLQEIMKQTGYLKIDGQRYPAEVTDLFSEGEIGSGTCGQVFKVRFKKTGHVIAVKQMRRTGNKDENKRILMDLDVVLKSHDCPYIIQCYGAIVTNTDVFIAMELMGTCAEKLKKRIQGPIPERILGKMTVAIVKALLYLKEKHGVIHRDVKPSNILLDAKGQIKLCDFGISGRLVDSKAKTRSAGCAAYMAPERIDPPDPTKPDYDIRADVWSLGISLVELATGQFPYKNCKTDFEVLTKVLQEDPPLLPLGMGFSLDFQSFVKDCLTKDHRKRPKYHQLLEHSFIRRYEVLDVDVAGWFQVVMDRTESPRSSQCYSHQHQLHSLFSR